A genomic segment from Bradyrhizobium sp. ISRA430 encodes:
- a CDS encoding HAD family hydrolase, which yields MRPAVFFDRDGVLNEEDGYAFDPNKIRWVAGAQQAVRAVNDAGYFAFVVTNQSGIARGLYEERHVQILHEWMSNELAKMGAHIDAFEFCPHHPDGRIAQYRRICSCRKPQPGMIKALLNRYQVSIGESFLIGDKQSDLDAAHAAGVTAYLFEGPNLKAFIAPLLLNRSH from the coding sequence ATGCGTCCCGCCGTTTTCTTCGATCGTGATGGCGTCCTCAATGAGGAGGACGGCTACGCTTTTGATCCGAATAAAATTCGGTGGGTGGCGGGCGCCCAGCAGGCCGTCAGAGCGGTCAATGACGCGGGTTACTTCGCTTTTGTAGTGACGAACCAATCAGGGATCGCCCGAGGTCTTTACGAGGAACGCCACGTTCAAATTCTGCATGAATGGATGTCGAATGAGCTCGCCAAAATGGGCGCTCATATTGACGCCTTCGAGTTTTGCCCCCACCACCCCGACGGACGCATCGCTCAATATCGGCGCATTTGCAGCTGTCGCAAGCCGCAGCCTGGAATGATCAAAGCCCTGCTGAACCGGTATCAGGTGAGTATCGGTGAAAGCTTCCTGATTGGCGACAAACAGAGCGACCTCGATGCCGCACACGCGGCGGGCGTTACGGCGTATTTGTTCGAGGGGCCGAACCTTAAGGCATTCATCGCCCCACTCTTGCTGAATCGATCACATTGA